One region of Halomonas huangheensis genomic DNA includes:
- a CDS encoding class II fumarate hydratase: protein MTQTRIERDSMGDLEVPESALYGAQTQRAINNFPVSGQPMPPAFIHAIARIKRAAATVNQQLGLLDDRRAEAIVAAADEIIAGRHDDQFPIDVFQTGSGTSSNMNVNEVIAHLASSDSLEVAPNDHVNMGQSSNDVIPTALHLSAAIEVTGSLRPALVHLREAIDGRADELDQVIKTGRTHLMDAMPLSMGQELRGWSSQLGQAIERFDSALVRVCRLAQGGTAVGTGINAHAEFAERMAGELSNQTGLSLTPNDSFFASLGSQDAAVELSGQLRGLACVVMKIANDLRWMNSGPLAGLGEIELEALQPGSSIMPGKVNPVIPESAAQAAAQVIGLDAAVTVAGQSGNFQLNVMLPLVANNLLTSIKLMGNTAHLLADRAIATFTVREDQLREPLARNPILVTALNSVIGYNAAAAIAKKAYQAGRPIVDVAEEETELSREELERLLDPAALTRGGIPE, encoded by the coding sequence ATGACTCAAACTCGAATTGAACGCGACAGCATGGGTGACCTCGAGGTGCCAGAGAGTGCCCTCTACGGTGCCCAGACTCAGCGTGCCATCAATAATTTCCCGGTGTCGGGGCAGCCAATGCCACCGGCCTTCATACACGCCATTGCACGCATCAAGCGTGCTGCCGCGACGGTCAACCAGCAGTTGGGACTGCTGGATGATAGACGCGCGGAGGCCATTGTCGCTGCCGCCGATGAGATCATTGCTGGTCGGCATGATGACCAGTTCCCCATTGATGTGTTCCAGACGGGCTCCGGCACCTCGAGCAACATGAATGTGAATGAGGTGATCGCTCATCTGGCATCCAGCGATTCACTGGAGGTGGCTCCCAATGATCACGTCAATATGGGGCAGTCGAGTAACGACGTGATTCCTACTGCGTTGCATCTGTCCGCGGCGATTGAAGTGACGGGGTCGCTGCGACCGGCACTGGTGCATCTGCGTGAGGCTATCGACGGCCGTGCTGATGAGCTGGATCAGGTCATCAAGACCGGACGTACCCATCTCATGGATGCCATGCCATTGAGTATGGGACAGGAGCTGCGCGGTTGGTCCAGCCAGTTGGGTCAGGCCATTGAGCGCTTCGATAGTGCTCTGGTAAGGGTCTGTCGCCTGGCGCAGGGCGGTACGGCTGTGGGAACGGGAATCAATGCCCATGCGGAATTTGCCGAGCGGATGGCTGGAGAATTATCCAATCAGACGGGGTTGAGCCTGACGCCCAATGACAGCTTCTTTGCCAGCCTTGGCTCCCAGGACGCTGCCGTGGAACTGTCGGGACAGTTGCGTGGACTGGCCTGCGTGGTGATGAAGATAGCCAATGACTTGCGCTGGATGAACTCGGGGCCCCTGGCCGGACTGGGAGAGATCGAGCTCGAGGCGTTGCAGCCTGGCAGTTCGATCATGCCTGGCAAGGTCAATCCGGTGATCCCTGAGTCTGCTGCCCAGGCCGCGGCCCAGGTGATTGGTCTGGATGCCGCGGTCACGGTGGCGGGGCAGAGTGGTAACTTCCAGCTGAACGTGATGTTACCGCTGGTGGCCAATAATCTGCTGACCTCCATCAAGCTGATGGGCAATACCGCTCACCTGTTGGCCGATCGAGCCATTGCCACCTTCACGGTGCGTGAGGACCAGCTACGCGAGCCGCTGGCTCGTAACCCGATTCTGGTCACCGCCTTGAACTCGGTAATCGGCTATAACGCTGCAGCAGCCATCGCCAAGAAGGCTTACCAGGCGGGTCGGCCGATCGTGGATGTTGCCGAGGAAGAGACCGAGCTATCACGTGAGGAGCTCGAGCGGCTATTGGATCCCGCAGCGCTGACTCGGGGTGGGATTCCGGAGTGA
- a CDS encoding glycerol-3-phosphate dehydrogenase/oxidase, which yields MQLRNSNLQRLTEDTFDVLIVGGGINGASAAAALAGKGVKVALIDRGDFASATSQQSSNLVWGGIKYMESHDFALVRKLCRSRNHLIESFPSTVQEIRFLTTISKGFRFHPRTLWAGTWLYWLMGNGFTRIPRFLKPRAIRREESIINTDDALGGFEYSDAYLHDNDARFVFSFVRNALDAGACAANYVESLGAKRENGVWHCQLRDVTNQSDLEVRARVVINAAGPWVDQHNHLTGQHTDHHHAFSKGIHLIVPQLTEQRRVLAFFADDGRLFFVIPMGPRTCIGTTDTREEYPEVEITDDDINFVLDNINKRLTLDKPLTRDDIIATRCGVRPLAVRSNQNGGRDFLQMSRKHAIDISEKDGHISIFGGKLTDCLNVGEEIVKEVQQLGIEIPEPDALWYGEPGPETHQAFIERAQQIGLDQMTPSTSSEPLSVRLWRRYGEGAFAMLERIGQDAAQAELLIEGTEYLRCELEHAQSREMVTRLEDFLRRRSKISLVVSEAEIHESPGLKEACEILFGNDADIRLQEYFTLQRGQQAHQQSPAHRQDGATSRQADSGDSALGTATAT from the coding sequence ATGCAACTGCGCAACAGCAATCTTCAACGACTGACGGAAGACACCTTCGATGTGCTGATCGTCGGTGGCGGCATCAATGGCGCGTCAGCAGCGGCGGCATTGGCCGGCAAGGGCGTCAAGGTGGCGCTCATCGATCGCGGCGATTTCGCCAGCGCCACCAGTCAGCAGTCTTCCAACCTGGTCTGGGGTGGCATCAAGTACATGGAGAGCCACGACTTCGCCCTGGTGCGCAAACTGTGCCGAAGTCGTAACCACCTGATCGAGAGCTTCCCTTCCACGGTCCAGGAAATTCGCTTTCTCACCACCATCAGCAAGGGCTTTCGCTTCCATCCCCGCACCCTCTGGGCGGGGACCTGGTTGTACTGGTTGATGGGAAACGGCTTCACCCGGATACCGCGTTTTCTCAAGCCGCGTGCCATCCGGCGCGAAGAGTCGATCATCAATACGGATGACGCGCTGGGCGGTTTCGAGTACTCCGATGCCTACCTGCACGACAACGACGCACGCTTCGTTTTCAGTTTCGTACGCAACGCCCTGGATGCCGGCGCCTGTGCAGCCAACTACGTGGAATCGCTGGGTGCGAAACGCGAGAACGGTGTCTGGCACTGCCAGCTACGCGACGTAACCAACCAATCAGACCTGGAAGTTCGCGCTCGAGTGGTGATCAATGCCGCAGGCCCCTGGGTCGACCAGCACAACCACCTGACTGGCCAGCACACGGACCATCACCATGCGTTTTCCAAGGGCATCCATCTGATCGTGCCCCAATTGACAGAGCAAAGGCGCGTTCTGGCATTCTTCGCCGATGATGGCCGACTGTTTTTCGTGATCCCCATGGGGCCACGCACCTGCATCGGCACGACCGATACTCGTGAAGAGTACCCCGAGGTCGAGATTACCGATGACGATATCAACTTCGTGCTCGACAACATCAACAAGCGTCTGACACTCGACAAGCCGCTGACTCGCGATGACATCATCGCTACACGCTGCGGGGTGCGACCGCTGGCCGTCAGGTCCAACCAGAATGGTGGTCGCGACTTCCTGCAGATGTCACGCAAGCATGCCATCGACATCAGCGAGAAGGATGGTCATATCAGCATCTTTGGCGGCAAGCTGACCGATTGCTTGAATGTCGGCGAGGAAATCGTCAAGGAGGTACAGCAACTGGGCATCGAGATCCCCGAGCCGGATGCACTCTGGTATGGCGAGCCCGGCCCGGAGACCCACCAGGCCTTCATCGAGCGCGCTCAACAGATCGGGCTCGACCAGATGACGCCATCCACCTCGAGCGAGCCGCTCAGCGTGCGCCTATGGCGTCGCTATGGTGAGGGGGCCTTCGCCATGCTCGAGCGCATCGGACAGGACGCCGCCCAGGCCGAGCTGCTGATCGAAGGCACTGAGTACCTGCGCTGTGAGCTGGAGCATGCACAAAGCCGCGAGATGGTGACGCGCCTCGAAGATTTTCTGCGTCGACGCTCCAAGATATCACTGGTGGTCAGCGAGGCCGAAATTCATGAGTCGCCAGGCCTGAAGGAGGCTTGCGAGATTCTGTTCGGCAACGATGCCGACATACGTCTGCAGGAATACTTCACCCTGCAGCGTGGACAACAAGCACACCAGCAAAGCCCGGCACACCGGCAGGATGGCGCCACGTCCAGGCAAGCTGACTCCGGCGACAGCGCCCTCGGCACTGCCACCGCAACCTGA
- the glpK gene encoding glycerol kinase GlpK, with translation MEAQHSPETRYILALDQGTTSCRAILFDRDARIVGIAQKEFQQHYPQPGRVEHDAMEIWGSQMGVAREVLETQGVSPTEVAAIGITNQRETTVVWDKATGKPIHHAIVWQDRRTAPLCDALKEQGLEQHIRDTTGLVVDAYFSGTKIRWILDNVEGAQQRAERGELLFGTMDSWLVWNLTRGERHVTDVTNASRTMLFDIHALDWDERLLEALDIPRAMLPEVRPSSEIYGTTDARMFGGAKLPIAGIAGDQQAALFGQACFDKGMVKNTYGTGCFLLMNTGEEPVPSRSGLLTTIAWGLNGKVTYALEGSIFIAGAAVQWLRDELKMIDSAEDSEYYAGKVEDSGGVYVVPAFAGLGAPYWDMYARGAIFGLTRGSSKEHITRATLDALAYQTRDIIDAMQADSGITLKSLRVDGGAVANNVMMQFQADMLGVNVDRPKLTETTALGAAYLAGIAVGMWTQEEVAHKGEIERTFEPSMSVEDREQRYKGWKKAVERTMGWERD, from the coding sequence ATGGAAGCACAGCACTCTCCGGAAACCCGATACATTCTTGCCCTGGACCAGGGCACCACCAGCTGTCGCGCTATTCTCTTTGATCGTGATGCCCGTATCGTCGGCATCGCGCAGAAGGAGTTCCAGCAGCATTATCCACAGCCTGGTCGCGTCGAACACGACGCTATGGAAATCTGGGGCAGCCAGATGGGCGTGGCTCGCGAAGTGCTCGAAACCCAGGGCGTCTCTCCTACCGAAGTCGCCGCCATCGGCATTACCAACCAACGCGAGACCACCGTGGTCTGGGACAAGGCCACCGGCAAGCCGATTCATCACGCCATCGTCTGGCAGGATCGCAGGACCGCTCCGCTGTGTGATGCGCTCAAGGAACAGGGTCTCGAGCAGCATATTCGCGACACCACAGGCCTGGTGGTCGATGCCTACTTCTCTGGCACCAAGATTCGCTGGATTCTCGACAATGTTGAGGGTGCCCAGCAGCGTGCCGAACGCGGAGAGCTGCTGTTCGGCACCATGGACTCCTGGCTGGTATGGAACCTGACCCGAGGCGAGCGCCATGTCACCGACGTGACCAATGCCTCACGTACCATGCTGTTCGACATTCATGCTCTCGACTGGGATGAGCGCCTGCTGGAAGCTCTCGATATTCCTCGAGCGATGCTCCCTGAGGTGCGTCCGTCCAGCGAGATCTACGGCACAACAGACGCCAGGATGTTCGGTGGTGCCAAATTGCCCATCGCGGGAATCGCCGGCGACCAACAAGCCGCACTGTTTGGTCAGGCATGCTTCGACAAGGGCATGGTCAAGAACACCTACGGTACCGGCTGCTTCCTGCTGATGAATACCGGCGAGGAACCGGTTCCCTCGCGGTCCGGCCTGCTGACCACCATTGCCTGGGGTCTGAACGGCAAGGTGACCTATGCACTGGAAGGGTCGATCTTCATCGCCGGCGCCGCCGTGCAGTGGTTGCGCGATGAGCTGAAGATGATCGACTCCGCCGAGGACTCCGAGTATTACGCCGGCAAGGTCGAGGATTCCGGCGGTGTCTATGTGGTACCGGCCTTCGCCGGGCTCGGTGCCCCGTACTGGGACATGTATGCGCGCGGTGCCATTTTCGGCCTGACTCGCGGCTCAAGCAAGGAACACATCACCCGTGCCACGCTGGATGCCCTCGCCTATCAGACCCGCGACATCATTGACGCCATGCAGGCAGACTCAGGCATCACGCTCAAGTCGTTACGGGTCGATGGTGGTGCGGTGGCCAATAACGTCATGATGCAGTTCCAGGCCGATATGCTCGGCGTCAATGTCGACCGCCCCAAACTGACCGAGACCACCGCCCTGGGAGCGGCCTATCTCGCCGGCATCGCGGTGGGCATGTGGACTCAGGAAGAAGTCGCGCACAAGGGTGAGATCGAACGCACCTTCGAACCGAGCATGTCAGTCGAAGATCGAGAACAGCGCTACAAGGGCTGGAAAAAGGCCGTGGAACGCACCATGGGCTGGGAACGGGACTAA
- a CDS encoding MIP/aquaporin family protein, producing MTPFIGELVGTMLLIIFGGGVIAGVVLKESKAAAGGWIVITFGWGLGVAMAVYAVGQFSGAHLNPAVTLALASLGEFPWRDVPGYILAQMIGAFIGASVVWLHYAPHWEATSDSDAKRAVFCTDPAIDRPLANLASEIIGTFVFVVGILAIGANQFTDGLNPLIVGLLVLAIGLSLGGTTGYAINPARDLGPRLAHALLPIPGKGGNHWQYAWIPVVGPIIGGLAGAQFYQHVFVNGDTLLLCLAIGAVVLWLLYGVIGARRQAAHLKRQGCD from the coding sequence ATGACTCCGTTTATCGGCGAACTCGTGGGCACAATGCTACTGATCATCTTCGGCGGTGGCGTAATAGCTGGTGTTGTGCTCAAGGAATCCAAGGCTGCTGCCGGCGGCTGGATCGTGATCACCTTTGGCTGGGGCCTGGGAGTGGCGATGGCGGTCTATGCGGTTGGCCAGTTCAGTGGCGCACATCTCAACCCGGCCGTCACCCTCGCGCTGGCCAGCCTCGGAGAATTCCCCTGGCGTGATGTACCTGGCTATATATTGGCCCAGATGATCGGCGCCTTCATTGGCGCCAGCGTGGTATGGCTTCATTATGCTCCGCACTGGGAAGCCACCTCCGACAGCGACGCAAAGCGCGCAGTATTCTGTACCGATCCTGCTATCGACCGCCCTCTGGCCAACCTCGCCAGCGAAATCATCGGTACCTTTGTGTTTGTAGTGGGAATACTGGCGATCGGCGCCAATCAATTCACGGATGGCCTCAACCCACTGATTGTCGGGCTGCTGGTATTGGCCATTGGCCTATCGCTGGGCGGCACCACCGGCTACGCCATCAACCCGGCCCGCGACCTGGGTCCGCGCCTGGCGCATGCCCTACTGCCGATTCCCGGCAAGGGCGGCAACCACTGGCAGTATGCCTGGATCCCGGTGGTCGGTCCGATCATCGGTGGGCTTGCGGGAGCGCAGTTCTACCAGCACGTGTTCGTCAACGGCGATACATTATTGCTCTGCCTCGCAATCGGCGCGGTGGTGCTGTGGCTGCTTTATGGCGTGATTGGCGCGCGCCGACAGGCGGCCCATCTCAAGCGCCAGGGATGCGACTGA
- a CDS encoding DeoR/GlpR family transcriptional regulator, with protein sequence MNQQQRHTAIIELVSQQGYASIEQLTEHFAVTPQTIRRDLNALAAEGRVRRVHGGAGLESSTVNTAYATRKTLNLDAKRRIAEAVAREVPNHSSLFINIGTSNELVAEALLDHQGLEIITNNLNVAAVLHHKEDFNVIVAGGQVRARDGGIIGEATIDFINQFKVDIGLIGISGIDEDGSLLEFDYQEVRVAQAIIGNSRQVFLAADHSKFHRNPVVRQGNVSQLDALFTDREPPADIMRLLREHDVNLHIA encoded by the coding sequence ATGAACCAACAACAACGCCATACGGCCATCATCGAACTGGTCAGCCAGCAGGGCTACGCCAGCATAGAGCAATTGACCGAGCACTTTGCGGTCACACCACAGACCATACGCCGTGACCTCAATGCACTGGCCGCCGAGGGGCGCGTACGTCGGGTGCACGGCGGTGCCGGACTGGAATCCAGTACCGTCAATACAGCCTATGCCACTCGCAAGACACTCAACCTCGATGCCAAACGACGTATCGCTGAAGCCGTGGCACGCGAAGTGCCCAACCATTCGTCCCTGTTCATCAATATCGGTACCAGCAATGAGCTGGTCGCCGAGGCGCTTCTCGATCATCAGGGATTGGAAATCATCACCAACAATCTCAATGTGGCGGCGGTTCTCCATCACAAGGAGGACTTCAACGTGATCGTTGCCGGTGGCCAGGTCCGTGCTCGGGATGGCGGCATCATCGGCGAGGCGACCATCGACTTCATTAACCAGTTCAAGGTCGATATCGGCTTGATCGGCATCAGCGGTATCGACGAAGACGGCTCTCTGCTCGAGTTCGATTATCAGGAGGTTCGTGTTGCTCAGGCGATCATCGGCAATTCTCGCCAGGTGTTCCTCGCCGCGGACCACTCCAAGTTCCATCGCAACCCGGTGGTCCGTCAGGGCAATGTCTCACAGCTCGACGCACTATTCACTGACCGCGAACCACCGGCCGACATCATGCGTCTGCTGCGTGAGCATGATGTAAACCTGCATATCGCCTGA
- a CDS encoding GAF domain-containing protein — MTDYALLARQLRALLDTRDWLTNSAQTSAFLMQELPELNWVGFYLQRQPQVLSLGPFQGKPACHPIPFSKGVCGAAARSRQTQRVDDVHAIADHIACDSASQSELVVPVIAEDGELWGVLDLDSPVTGRFSAEDQNGIEGLIEVFREQTELRSQP, encoded by the coding sequence ATGACCGACTATGCTCTACTCGCTCGCCAACTGCGGGCATTGCTTGATACCCGCGACTGGCTGACCAACAGCGCCCAGACCAGCGCCTTCCTGATGCAGGAACTCCCGGAGCTCAACTGGGTAGGCTTCTACCTGCAGCGGCAGCCACAAGTACTGTCGCTCGGCCCTTTCCAGGGCAAACCGGCCTGCCATCCCATTCCGTTCTCCAAGGGAGTTTGCGGAGCCGCGGCCCGCAGCCGTCAGACGCAACGTGTCGATGATGTTCACGCCATTGCCGATCACATTGCCTGCGACAGCGCCTCCCAGTCAGAACTGGTAGTACCCGTTATCGCTGAGGATGGCGAACTATGGGGGGTCCTCGATCTGGACAGCCCGGTCACAGGTCGCTTCAGCGCAGAAGATCAGAACGGGATTGAAGGGCTGATTGAAGTGTTTCGCGAGCAGACGGAACTGCGGTCGCAGCCGTAA
- a CDS encoding MetQ/NlpA family ABC transporter substrate-binding protein has translation MRKTLIGALALSTLSLSIGQALAHDHHIKVGTVAGPETDVMQVAADIAEEKFGLEVEIIEFTDYVTPNAALADGSLDANAYQHEPYMNAMVRDRGFDFAIAGRTFVYPIGAYSEQHDSLDDLPDGASIALPNDPSNEGRSLILLHNKGLIKLDDPENLEATPLNIVDNPHDYDFKEIEAAQLPHILPDVDLAFINNTFAQPAGLSLDDALVREGPESPYVNIIAVRAGDEEREEIQQLVEAYQSDEVAAKADELFKGAAVPGWE, from the coding sequence ATGCGCAAGACATTGATCGGCGCCCTCGCGCTTTCCACACTGTCGCTGTCCATTGGTCAGGCACTGGCTCACGACCACCACATCAAGGTAGGCACCGTGGCTGGCCCGGAAACCGATGTCATGCAGGTCGCTGCGGATATCGCCGAGGAGAAGTTCGGCCTTGAAGTCGAAATCATCGAGTTCACCGACTATGTTACGCCCAACGCCGCGCTGGCCGATGGCAGCCTGGACGCCAATGCCTACCAACACGAGCCGTACATGAATGCCATGGTACGTGATCGCGGCTTTGACTTTGCCATTGCCGGGCGCACTTTTGTCTACCCGATCGGTGCCTACTCCGAGCAGCACGACAGTCTCGACGACCTGCCGGACGGTGCCAGCATCGCGCTGCCCAACGATCCGTCCAACGAAGGACGCTCGCTGATCCTGCTGCACAACAAGGGACTGATCAAGCTCGACGACCCGGAAAACCTCGAAGCAACACCGCTGAATATCGTCGACAACCCGCACGACTATGATTTCAAGGAAATCGAAGCAGCACAGCTTCCGCACATCCTTCCCGATGTCGATCTCGCCTTCATCAACAACACTTTTGCTCAGCCTGCCGGCCTGTCGCTGGATGACGCCCTGGTGCGCGAAGGCCCCGAGTCTCCCTATGTCAACATCATCGCAGTACGCGCGGGTGATGAAGAACGCGAGGAGATCCAGCAGTTGGTCGAGGCCTACCAGTCAGATGAAGTCGCCGCCAAGGCCGACGAACTGTTCAAGGGTGCAGCCGTTCCCGGCTGGGAGTAA
- a CDS encoding methionine ABC transporter permease, whose product MSSAMIDLILEATLETLYMVAISGIIAALVGIPLGVLLYVTRPGQILAQPVLQSVLSVVTNIGRSIPFIILLVAIVPFTRLLVGSSIGTAAAAVPLTIAAIPFVARLVEGALNEISPGLVEAAQSMGATPWQIITKVLLPEARGGIYTALTVTVVTLISYSAMAGAVGGGGLGDLGIRYGHQRYNETIMLVTVVILVIMVQGLQSLGDYLVRKSNHK is encoded by the coding sequence ATGTCCAGCGCAATGATTGATCTGATTCTCGAAGCCACCCTCGAGACCCTCTACATGGTGGCAATCTCTGGCATCATCGCCGCCCTGGTCGGCATCCCTCTAGGAGTGCTGCTGTATGTCACCCGCCCAGGGCAGATTCTGGCCCAGCCGGTGCTGCAGTCGGTGCTCAGTGTGGTCACCAATATCGGCCGTTCGATCCCGTTTATTATCCTGCTGGTGGCCATTGTGCCGTTCACACGCCTGCTGGTGGGCTCTTCCATCGGCACTGCGGCTGCAGCGGTACCGCTGACCATCGCCGCCATTCCCTTTGTCGCCCGACTGGTCGAAGGTGCTCTGAATGAAATTTCTCCGGGATTGGTCGAAGCCGCCCAGTCGATGGGCGCCACGCCCTGGCAGATCATTACCAAGGTGCTGTTGCCGGAAGCCCGTGGCGGCATCTACACGGCCCTGACCGTTACGGTGGTCACACTGATCAGCTATTCGGCCATGGCCGGTGCCGTGGGCGGTGGCGGCCTCGGCGATCTGGGGATTCGCTACGGCCACCAGCGCTACAATGAGACGATCATGCTGGTCACCGTGGTGATTCTGGTCATCATGGTCCAGGGCCTGCAGAGTCTTGGCGACTACCTGGTGCGCAAGAGCAACCACAAGTGA
- a CDS encoding methionine ABC transporter ATP-binding protein translates to MIRLQNISKTFGSGPRAVTALKNIDLEVPAGQIHGVIGLSGAGKSTLIRCVNLLERPSSGKVHVDGQELTSLSRDTLNKARHRIGMIFQHFNLLTSRTVFDNVALPLELMGVSRNEIRERVTPLLDLVGLSDKARQYPAQLSGGQKQRVAIARALASRPKVLLCDEATSALDPQTTASILELLQDINHKLGLTILLITHEMEVVKSICHRVSLISDGELVEEANVGDFFTAPRTRLGRHFLNDFLELEPPRALIDRLLEAPDEHTHPIVRLGFSGDAVATPLISRLVRECGVDVSILQAKVESIQDRTLGLMIAELMGNADDTQRAIDYLMAHDLNVEVLGHVQRND, encoded by the coding sequence ATGATACGACTGCAAAACATTTCCAAGACTTTCGGCAGCGGCCCACGCGCGGTCACTGCACTGAAGAACATCGACCTGGAAGTTCCCGCCGGACAGATCCACGGCGTCATTGGCCTGTCAGGTGCTGGTAAATCAACCTTGATCCGCTGCGTCAACCTGCTTGAACGCCCCAGCTCCGGCAAGGTGCACGTGGATGGCCAGGAGTTGACCAGCCTGTCTCGCGACACGCTGAACAAGGCTCGCCATCGCATCGGCATGATCTTCCAGCACTTCAACCTGCTGACATCACGCACCGTCTTCGACAATGTGGCCTTGCCACTCGAACTGATGGGCGTGTCACGCAATGAGATCCGCGAACGGGTCACACCACTGCTCGATCTGGTCGGCCTCAGCGACAAGGCGCGCCAATACCCCGCCCAACTGTCTGGCGGACAGAAGCAGCGTGTTGCCATCGCCCGCGCTCTCGCCAGTCGCCCCAAGGTACTGCTCTGCGACGAGGCCACCTCAGCACTCGACCCGCAGACCACGGCATCGATACTGGAACTGCTGCAGGACATCAATCACAAACTGGGCCTGACTATTCTGCTGATCACCCATGAAATGGAGGTGGTCAAGAGTATCTGTCACCGCGTCAGTCTGATCAGCGACGGGGAACTGGTCGAGGAAGCCAATGTCGGCGATTTCTTCACCGCGCCGCGTACCCGCCTCGGCCGCCACTTCCTCAATGACTTTCTCGAACTGGAGCCACCGCGCGCACTGATCGACCGGCTGCTTGAAGCGCCTGACGAACACACCCATCCCATAGTGCGTCTGGGCTTCTCAGGGGACGCCGTGGCTACGCCACTGATCTCGCGCCTGGTGCGCGAGTGCGGTGTCGATGTCAGCATCCTCCAGGCCAAGGTGGAATCCATCCAGGACCGCACCCTGGGCCTGATGATTGCCGAACTGATGGGTAATGCCGACGATACTCAGCGCGCCATTGACTACCTGATGGCTCATGACCTGAACGTGGAGGTGCTTGGCCATGTCCAGCGCAATGATTGA
- a CDS encoding riboflavin synthase — protein MFTGIVQGTATLLAIEEAQDFRTHVVALSEDLRQGLELGASVSHNGVCLTVTAIDGERISFDLMRETLRITNLGDLDVGDYVNIERAARFGDEIGGHAMSGHVSGMAELVELDEAPNNRRLWFRLPQGLERFVFAKGYIGIDGISLTIGDVRAFAGEQGREFCVDLIPETLSRTTLGDRRPGARVNIEIDPQTQAIVETVERVLASRD, from the coding sequence ATGTTTACCGGTATTGTTCAGGGCACAGCAACGCTGCTGGCCATCGAAGAAGCGCAGGATTTTCGTACCCATGTGGTGGCACTTTCCGAGGACTTACGTCAGGGACTGGAGCTGGGTGCTTCCGTATCACACAACGGGGTGTGCCTGACGGTCACTGCTATTGATGGTGAACGCATCAGTTTCGATCTGATGCGTGAAACTCTCAGAATCACCAATCTCGGTGATCTGGACGTTGGCGATTACGTCAACATCGAACGCGCCGCACGTTTCGGTGATGAGATCGGCGGACACGCCATGTCCGGACATGTCTCGGGGATGGCCGAGCTGGTTGAGCTGGATGAAGCGCCCAACAATCGCCGGCTGTGGTTTCGTCTGCCGCAAGGACTGGAGCGTTTTGTATTCGCCAAGGGCTATATCGGCATCGATGGTATCAGTCTGACCATTGGCGATGTTCGTGCCTTTGCGGGAGAGCAGGGGCGGGAATTCTGTGTCGATCTGATTCCCGAGACGCTGTCGCGTACTACGCTAGGCGATCGGCGGCCCGGTGCTCGGGTCAATATCGAGATCGACCCCCAGACCCAGGCCATTGTTGAAACTGTGGAGCGCGTACTGGCATCACGCGATTGA